Proteins encoded by one window of Cloeon dipterum chromosome 4, ieCloDipt1.1, whole genome shotgun sequence:
- the LOC135944141 gene encoding ornithine decarboxylase-like: MELIKEIAVLESGRSAWQAMEQMINSGIQDAFFVMDVGEIVRRHHEWKLKLPSVEPFYAVKCNDSPMVLEVLNALGTGFDCASEGECAKVLAMGADPSRIIFANTVKPASHINFVAKAGVATLTFDNEEELYKIQALYPSAKLVIRIRCDASSAQCVLGMKFGVEVEDAFPLLETARALGLDVVGVSFHVGSGCSDPPVFQRAIQAARGLFDAAKRIGFEFTLLDIGGGFPGNKDSSLDNIADVVNSALKEFFPVGCGVRVIAEPGRFYVASAYTLATLIHSKRRVKNKDGTNSFMYYINDGIYGSFNCLKYDHAVVKPIPLKRSKANKEPAIGTIWGPTCDGEDQVTGPLMLPEMEIGDWFVFENMGAYTLPISCGFNGMPVPEVNAFADEKTLLELKNITTLNKKNDL, from the exons atggaattaatcaAGGAGATCGCGGTGTTGGAGTCGGGCCGTTCTGCTTGGCAGGCGATGGAACAAATGATCAactcaggg ATTCAAGACGCTTTTTTCGTCATGGACGTAGGGGAAATTGTGCGCAGACACCATGAGTGGAAATTGAAGCTTCCCTCAGTCGAGCCTTTTTAcg CCGTCAAGTGCAATGACAGCCCGATGGTGCTTGAAGTCTTGAATGCACTCGGAACTGGCTTTGACTGTGCCTCCGAG GGTGAATGTGCTAAAGTCTTGGCAATGGGCGCTGATCCCAGCAGAATCATCTTCGCCAACACCGTCAAGCCAGCCTCGCACATCAACTTCGTCGCTAAAGCAGGAGTGGCAACCCTGACCTTCGACAACGAGGAAGAGTTGTACAAAATCCAGGCCCTCTACCCATCAGCAAA ATTGGTGATTCGAATTCGTTGCGACGCGAGCTCAGCCCAATGCGTGCTTGGAATGAAGTTCGGAGTCGAAGTAGAGGACGCATTTCCCCTCCTGGAGACGGCCCGTGCCCTCGGTCTGGACGTGGTCGGGGTCAGTTTTCACGTAGGCTCTGGCTGCTCCGACCCGCCTGTGTTCCAGCGGGCCATCCAAGCTGCTCGAGGCTTGTTTGACGCCGCCAAGCGAATCGGGTTTGAATTCACCTTGCTGGACATTGGAGGCGGATTCCCAGGCAACAAGGACTCTTCTCTTGATAAT ATTGCTGATGTGGTGAACAGTGCGTTGAAAGAATTCTTCCCTGTTGGTTGTGGAGTGAGAGTCATCGCCGAGCCAGGCCGGTTTTACGTAGCCTCCGCGTACACCCTGGCAACCCTGATTCACTCCAAGCGAAGGGTTAAGAACAAGGACGGCACCAACTCCTTCATGTACTACATCAACGACGGCATCTACGGCAGCTTCAACTGTCTCAAATATGACCACGCGGTCGTCAAACCGATTCCCCTCAAG aggTCTAAAGCCAACAAGGAACCGGCCATTGGAACTATTTGGGGCCCAACCTGTGACGGCGAGGACCAGGTTACCGGTCCTTTGATGCTGCCGGAAATGGAGATCGGGGATTGGTTCGTCTTCGAAAACATGGGGGCGTACACTCTGCCCATTTCTTGCGGGTTCAACGGAATGCCCGTCCCGGAAGTGAACGCTTTCGCCGATGAAAAAACACT gCTCGAGCTGAAGAATATCACGACtctaaacaagaaaaatgacCTCTAA
- the LOC135944026 gene encoding uncharacterized protein LOC135944026: MRLRVRYWRGAEAPVQKPLCRLCECPASDGHVLGSQVDRTKLRNWAMMSMNFTESDEYLPEEVEKDDFICYFCIWQAEFADETGDESIAWWPRNLDLDKTSEQLRENYSEGKVEQCWVQLDEVEEEIDLEPEEAVELGPEGGKCVYCGKLFLYLRQHMRILHRNAIKCQHEQCNTYFHTSEDRERHFLEHHCFIPKKKLPMKCQFCEVTCLTSSYKIHVYSKHPEFSKKCALVGCHVYFGSEAEAQAHFRSAHAHTLKAKKRKSSLARPAKKFMLLKPTADEVQEVQSPQ; the protein is encoded by the exons ATGCGGTTGAGAGTGAGATACTGGAGAGGAGCGGAAGCTCCAGTCCAAAAGCCGCTGTgcagactgtgcgagtgtccggcgtcggacggccacgtcctcgGCTCACAGGTGGACAGGACGAAGCTGAGGAATTGGGCCATGATGAGCATGAACTTTACCGAAAGCGACGAATATTTGCCGGAGGAGGTCGAGAAAGACGATTttatctgctatttttgcatctggcaggcaga GTTTGCGGATGAGACTGGAGACGAATCTATCGCTTGGTGGCCGCGGAATTTGGACTTGGACAAGACGTCAGAGCAGTTGCGCGAGAATTATTCTG agGGAAAAgtggagcagtgttgggttCAATTGGACGAAGTTGAGGAGGAAATAGATCTGGAGCCCGAGGAAGCCGTTGAACTAGGCCCAGAAGGCGGAAAATGCGTTTACTGCGGAAAATTGTTCCTCTACCTGCGGCAACACATGCGAATTCTGCACAGAAACGCGATAAAATGCCAGCATGAGCAGTGCAACACGTATTTCCACACCTCGGAAGACAGAGAGCGGCATTTTCTGGAGCACCATTGCTTCATCCCGAAGAAGAAACTGCCGATGAAATGCCAGTTTTGCGAGGTGACCTGTTTGACTTCCTCCTACAAAATTCACGTCTACAGCAAACACCCGGAGTTCAGCAAGAAGTGCGCCTTGGTCGGCTGCCACGTCTATTTCGGCAGCGAGGCCGAGGCGCAGGCCCACTTCCGGTCGGCCCACGCCCACACCCTCAAggcgaaaaaaagaaaatcttcGCTCGCACGGCCAGCCAAAAAATTCATGCTGCTCAAACCAACGGCAGATGAAGTTCAAGAAGTGCAATCTCCCCAGTGA
- the LOC135942623 gene encoding zinc finger protein 573-like, giving the protein MSRTRRVEKTAIQKPLCRLCECPTSDGHVLASQVDRIKLRKWAMKVMNLTEEDENLPEVVEEDALICYFCIWHAEFGDESGDEAVAWWPKNLDLEENARVLRENYSVGEVDQCWVQLGEVDLAKYEKKIPLESKEGQGLCLYCGNSFNHLLEHVRVYHKEAIKCGYWGCTTFFHTEEEKEQHMDFHKKPNEPCESRKIRCKYCENVNIFSSFPTWRKHMKRNHPELPVACTRYGCKEYFKSKTEMILHLNSFHNRAVNQDVYLCKHCDYFTTLKHLLKRHEEAKHMPKTFKCDNCDTKFGSKWQVERHYKDWHTFDKCKSCGQDVSLGYKADHGRPLVCSRCKRSFECSGLYQSHRKSYRGTNFRCGEFKRHVQQDHSTTRIFRCDHCDFSTFEKGELSRHMQRKHFPKTIKCDECDNFFSANYLLKYHKRRSHEYVRCADCVQEMLRQKIYKHQLVKTCRRCGRKFKCSGLFQKHCLRSCQNRYFSCNSAR; this is encoded by the exons ATGAGCAGAACCAGAAGAGTGGAAAAAACTGCcattcaaaagccgctgtgcagactgtgcgagtgtccgacgtcggacggccacgtcctcgcgtcgcaggtggacaggatcaagctgaggaaatgggccatgaAGGTTatgaacctgacggaagaagacgaaaacttgccgGAGGTGGTCGAAGAGgacgctttgatctgctatttttgcatctggcatgCCGA GTTTGGGGATGAGTCCGGAGACGAGGCTGTtgcttggtggccgaaaaatcttgatttggaagaaaacgctAGGGTGCTGCGGGAGAATTACTCAG ttggaGAAGTAGaccagtgttgggtgcagttgggaGAGGTTGATCTGGCCAAATACGAGAAGAAAATTCCATTGGAAAGCAAAGAAGGCCAAGGATTGTGTTTATACTGCGGCAACAGTTTCAACCATCTGTTGGAGCACGTCCGAGTGTAtcacaaagaagccatcaaatgTGGATATTGGGGCTGCACCACATTCTTTCAcaccgaggaggaaaaagagcagcacatgGATTTTCACAAGAAACCGAACGAACCATGCGAAAGCAGGAAAATTCGttgtaaatattgtgaaaatgttaatattttttcctctttcccGACGTGGAGGAAGCACATGAAACGCAATCATCCGGAACTTCCGGTGGCGTGCACGCGTTACGGCTGCAAGGAGTACTTCAAATCCAAGACTGAAATGATTCTCCACTTAAACTCGTTTCACAATCGAGCCGTAAATCAAGATGTTTACCTATGCAAGCATTGCGATTATTTCACCACATTGAAGCACTTGTTGAAACGACACGAAGAGGCGAAGCACATGCCAAAGACCTTCAAATGCGACAATTGCGACACCAAATTCGGCTCGAAATGGCAAGTGGAAAGGCACTACAAAGATTGGCACACTTTCGACAAGTGCAAATCTTGTGGCCAGGACGTTTCTCTTGGGTACAAAGCAGACCACGGAAGGCCATTGGTTTGCTCCAGATGCAAACGCAGTTTCGAGTGCTCGGGTTTGTATCAATCACATAGGAAGAGCTACCGAGGAACCAACTTTCGATGCGGAGAATTCAAACGCCACGTGCAACAAGATCATTCCACAACTAGGATTTTTCGGTGCGACCATTGCGACTTTTCGACATTTGAGAAGGGAGAACTTTCGCGGCACATGCAAcgcaaacattttccaaagacGATTAAGTGTGATGAGtgcgacaattttttttccgcTAATTATCTTCTCAAGTATCACAAGCGCAGGTCGCACGAATACGTTCGTTGCGCAGATTGTGTTCAGGAGATGCTCcgtcaaaaaatttacaaacaccAGCTTGTCAAGACTTGCCGGCGCTGCGGACGCAAGTTCAAGTGCTCAGgactttttcaaaaacattgtTTGAGGAGCTGCCagaatagatatttttcttgtaacaGTGCCAGATAA